The proteins below come from a single Methanospirillum lacunae genomic window:
- a CDS encoding 6-bladed beta-propeller: MKRVTAFCLVLFVLGGACLFQPVSAVNTSYQFLFSFGSQGSAAGQFENPSSIAVDESGNIYVADTGNSRIQKFNSTGNYLLSWGSYGSNAGQFRNMSGIAADQCGGVYVADTGNNRIQKFSPKGDYLLSWGSYGSNMSQFIRPGGITADAVGTVYVSDTGNNRVQKFNSIGQYITSWGSLGTNNSELNSPVGIAVQQNGSVYVADRYNSRIVKSNTSGYYQSSWNGSETSMVNPQGVAVNESGYVFVTDTDLNAIRMFTSNGTQTESWGGYGTDSGKFNNPEGLIANASGSVYVCDTYNNRVQVFSQYAVNSSQSNSTLPSILIIHPAFGHSTGPLNITITGKNLGSGTVTLWKGDKTLKGSWTKGKTNTSSTMYVTLPLKGASTGVYNMSIKITNGSSATKYDAFTVLSGSTDPIPRGLYLE, from the coding sequence ATGAAACGTGTAACCGCTTTCTGTCTGGTGCTCTTCGTCCTGGGAGGTGCATGCTTGTTCCAGCCGGTCTCTGCAGTCAATACAAGTTACCAGTTCCTGTTCTCCTTTGGAAGTCAGGGTTCGGCTGCAGGCCAGTTTGAGAACCCTTCATCTATTGCTGTTGATGAGTCTGGCAATATCTACGTGGCAGATACAGGAAACAGCCGGATTCAAAAATTTAATTCAACTGGTAATTACCTCCTCTCCTGGGGGAGTTACGGGTCAAATGCAGGGCAGTTTCGAAATATGTCTGGTATTGCAGCTGACCAGTGTGGTGGGGTGTATGTTGCAGATACCGGGAATAACCGTATTCAGAAATTCAGCCCTAAAGGGGATTATCTTCTCTCGTGGGGGAGTTATGGCTCTAACATGAGCCAGTTTATTCGGCCTGGAGGTATAACCGCAGATGCTGTGGGGACGGTATATGTCTCTGATACGGGTAACAACCGTGTTCAGAAGTTCAACTCCATCGGACAGTACATTACTTCCTGGGGCTCATTGGGAACAAACAACAGTGAGCTAAACTCTCCTGTTGGTATTGCTGTACAACAAAATGGGAGTGTGTATGTCGCTGACCGGTATAATTCACGGATTGTAAAATCCAACACATCCGGGTATTACCAGAGTTCATGGAATGGTTCAGAGACAAGTATGGTCAATCCGCAAGGGGTAGCGGTGAATGAGTCAGGATATGTATTTGTTACAGATACCGATCTGAACGCTATACGAATGTTCACATCAAATGGAACCCAGACAGAATCATGGGGCGGGTACGGGACAGACTCCGGAAAATTCAATAACCCTGAAGGACTCATCGCGAATGCCAGCGGATCTGTGTATGTTTGTGATACCTACAACAACCGTGTCCAGGTCTTCAGCCAGTATGCGGTCAATAGCAGCCAGTCTAATAGTACTCTCCCCTCAATTCTGATCATTCATCCGGCATTTGGGCATAGTACTGGCCCACTTAATATTACTATCACTGGCAAAAACCTTGGATCCGGTACGGTGACACTCTGGAAAGGGGATAAAACTCTGAAAGGGAGCTGGACCAAAGGTAAGACAAATACAAGTTCAACCATGTACGTTACCCTTCCGCTCAAGGGGGCCTCTACAGGTGTATACAATATGAGTATAAAGATTACAAATGGTTCTTCGGCTACAAAGTATGATGCCTTCACCGTGCTTTCAGGATCAACAGACCCTATTCCACGGGGTCTTTACCTGGAATAG
- a CDS encoding bacteriohemerythrin — MSLFTWNEKYSVHVENMDNQHKKLFELINRLHEAMSTGKGNAELGEILNGLNEYTATHFADEEKYMESFGYTGLAEQKKQHKIFIDKINEYAKELSEKRLGLSIEVLNFLKDWLVNHIQNIDTKYTENFHAHGLE, encoded by the coding sequence ATGTCACTCTTTACCTGGAATGAGAAATATTCAGTTCATGTTGAAAATATGGACAATCAGCATAAAAAACTCTTTGAACTTATCAACCGGCTCCATGAAGCCATGTCAACTGGAAAAGGAAATGCCGAGCTCGGTGAGATCCTAAATGGGCTAAACGAGTACACAGCCACCCACTTTGCAGATGAAGAAAAATACATGGAGTCCTTTGGATATACCGGTCTCGCAGAACAGAAAAAGCAGCATAAAATATTCATTGATAAAATTAACGAATATGCAAAGGAATTAAGTGAGAAGAGATTAGGGCTTTCGATAGAGGTTCTTAATTTTCTAAAAGATTGGCTGGTGAATCATATCCAGAATATTGATACGAAATATACAGAAAATTTCCATGCCCATGGTTTGGAATGA
- a CDS encoding ABC transporter substrate-binding protein yields MNTRVTAIMALILILVIIPFPGVADSDATGPTTKVTDPGGQTITIVDDRGQYITIPYPVNHVVFLVENAMNSMYAVGGADKISGIGPIWMSEKKEPFFQSIDPGYNDKPKITTNGGTVDLEALKKADPDLVVLWSADWNDEATKSIRQALNVPVYGVYYTKLSDVSRANNVFAKIIGNEAREAEVSAIMGEYTRMVTDKTGGIPDENRPRVYWMWNDIYGTAGLNSATNDLIRLAGGKNVLEEANLKGKMQEHPKISLDLLKKLDPDVIYMWYNENVDPADVLNGNGDFAEWKNLKAVKTGKVFEVTDPFIYDSFSPQQPLALMAIAKDLHPELFSEIHLDQVIDSFFVKMYRVHYPGFSQA; encoded by the coding sequence ATGAATACACGTGTAACTGCGATAATGGCCCTTATTCTGATACTGGTTATCATACCATTCCCCGGAGTAGCAGATTCTGATGCAACCGGCCCTACTACAAAAGTTACTGATCCCGGAGGGCAGACCATTACAATCGTGGATGACCGGGGTCAGTATATAACCATTCCATATCCGGTAAACCATGTGGTATTCCTCGTAGAAAACGCAATGAACAGCATGTATGCAGTTGGTGGTGCCGACAAAATTTCAGGAATCGGACCTATCTGGATGTCTGAGAAAAAAGAGCCATTCTTCCAATCTATCGATCCCGGATATAATGATAAACCAAAAATCACTACAAACGGCGGAACAGTAGACCTTGAAGCACTAAAAAAGGCAGATCCGGACCTGGTTGTCCTCTGGTCAGCAGACTGGAACGATGAAGCCACAAAATCTATCAGACAGGCGTTGAATGTGCCTGTATATGGTGTGTATTACACCAAACTCTCTGACGTCTCGAGAGCGAATAATGTTTTTGCAAAAATTATCGGAAATGAAGCACGAGAAGCCGAGGTGTCAGCGATTATGGGAGAATATACACGCATGGTAACCGATAAAACCGGAGGCATACCGGATGAGAACCGCCCGAGGGTATACTGGATGTGGAACGACATCTATGGGACAGCAGGGCTGAACAGTGCTACCAATGACCTCATCAGACTAGCTGGTGGAAAAAACGTGCTTGAAGAGGCTAACCTCAAAGGAAAGATGCAGGAACACCCAAAAATATCTCTGGATCTTTTAAAGAAGCTGGATCCTGATGTCATCTATATGTGGTATAATGAGAACGTGGATCCTGCGGACGTATTAAATGGAAACGGTGATTTTGCAGAGTGGAAAAACCTGAAAGCAGTGAAGACAGGAAAGGTCTTTGAAGTTACTGATCCTTTCATTTATGATTCATTTTCTCCACAGCAGCCACTTGCACTGATGGCTATCGCCAAAGATCTTCATCCTGAACTCTTTTCAGAAATTCATCTGGACCAAGTCATCGATTCATTCTTTGTGAAGATGTACAGGGTTCACTACCCGGGATTTTCTCAAGCATAA
- a CDS encoding HAMP domain-containing sensor histidine kinase, protein MKLRSKVLLLYFCIMILVLICVGILLPSSLHEKNLGRIQTDTTNQLKHIDFALSNFISELENDVRQLKDDEDVRYPDDTGFTSFLNASEDTFHYSITSHEQAIINELNSFRLTHPVVNSAYMGRETGTFVRSHPRPNSTAYDPRTRPWYILAKDHPGEVRITDPYQSVTSPDLNIGIVSALTYPNGSVYGVIGADITLVDLTKYMTEFDFGRDVKIILVNKTGTILAAKDPSLIFKNISQVTEDHTETFMQSEEGMMTLHDSYLIYYTSPHLGWKYGVVIPFSQIEREMFDSIITILIFVFIALILLSLLTIIILDRTVINPISTLTTVARRITETGDLNQEIITDTGGEIGELAHSFSTMIATIQVKEDARQMAIDELSQYRDHLSEIVKERTLQLEEANINLLHAKERAEDADRLKSAFLATMSHELRTPLNSIIGFTGILLQGLAGPLNGEQEKQLGLVQYSARHLLDLINDVLDISKIEAGELKIAHEPVDIASSIKSVVKTIQPIAAGKGLEVVVNEPELAHGIIIGDRRRLEQVIMNLISNAIKFTETGTISVTIRDLSDHVEISVKDTGIGINKEDLNTIFKPFHQIDTGTTRKHEGTGLGLSITKKLVELHGGDITVQSTIGEGSVFTIHLPTQKGEEHGV, encoded by the coding sequence ATGAAACTCAGATCCAAGGTTCTTCTTCTGTACTTCTGCATCATGATCCTCGTTTTGATCTGTGTCGGAATACTACTGCCTTCTTCTCTGCATGAGAAAAACCTTGGAAGGATTCAGACTGATACAACAAATCAACTCAAACACATTGATTTTGCTCTCTCTAATTTCATCAGCGAACTTGAGAATGATGTGAGACAACTCAAAGACGATGAAGATGTAAGATATCCGGATGATACTGGTTTTACATCATTTCTCAATGCATCCGAAGACACATTTCATTACTCAATCACAAGCCATGAACAGGCCATCATTAATGAATTAAACTCATTCAGACTGACTCATCCGGTGGTCAACTCTGCATACATGGGAAGAGAAACGGGAACATTTGTCAGATCGCATCCACGCCCGAATTCAACAGCATATGATCCCAGGACAAGACCCTGGTACATCCTGGCAAAGGATCATCCTGGAGAAGTCAGAATAACTGACCCGTACCAGTCAGTAACTTCTCCTGATCTAAATATCGGGATCGTCTCGGCATTGACATATCCCAACGGATCAGTGTATGGGGTGATTGGTGCAGACATCACCCTTGTTGATTTAACCAAATACATGACCGAATTTGATTTTGGGAGAGATGTAAAGATCATTCTGGTAAATAAGACAGGTACTATTCTTGCTGCTAAAGATCCCTCACTCATCTTCAAGAATATCAGCCAGGTTACCGAAGATCATACAGAGACTTTTATGCAATCAGAAGAAGGTATGATGACTCTCCATGATTCATACCTGATATACTACACATCCCCGCACCTTGGGTGGAAGTACGGTGTAGTAATTCCTTTCTCACAGATCGAGAGAGAGATGTTTGATTCCATCATCACTATCCTCATTTTTGTATTTATTGCACTCATCCTGCTCAGTCTTCTCACAATAATAATTCTCGATCGCACAGTCATCAATCCAATCTCAACACTCACCACTGTCGCACGCAGGATCACAGAGACCGGAGACCTGAATCAGGAGATTATAACAGATACAGGAGGAGAGATCGGTGAATTAGCCCACTCATTCAGTACCATGATTGCGACAATCCAGGTGAAAGAGGATGCACGACAGATGGCTATCGACGAGTTGTCACAATACCGGGATCACCTGAGTGAGATTGTCAAAGAACGGACACTTCAGCTCGAAGAGGCAAACATAAACCTGTTACATGCCAAAGAACGGGCTGAGGATGCAGACCGGCTAAAATCTGCTTTTCTTGCGACAATGTCGCATGAGCTCAGAACACCTCTCAACTCCATCATTGGTTTTACCGGAATACTTCTACAGGGGCTTGCAGGCCCACTAAATGGTGAACAGGAGAAACAACTCGGACTTGTTCAGTATAGTGCCAGACATCTCCTGGATCTCATAAATGATGTTCTTGATATATCAAAGATAGAGGCTGGTGAACTAAAGATTGCTCATGAACCGGTGGATATCGCTTCTTCAATTAAATCGGTGGTAAAGACCATTCAACCGATAGCAGCGGGAAAAGGGCTGGAGGTAGTAGTAAACGAACCAGAATTAGCACACGGGATAATTATCGGGGATAGACGAAGGCTTGAACAGGTTATCATGAATCTAATCAGTAATGCCATTAAATTCACCGAGACCGGGACAATATCAGTAACAATCAGAGATCTGTCTGACCATGTAGAAATTTCTGTGAAAGACACCGGAATTGGAATAAATAAAGAGGATCTTAATACCATATTCAAGCCATTTCATCAGATCGATACTGGGACGACACGAAAGCATGAAGGGACAGGTCTTGGACTTTCCATAACCAAAAAACTTGTTGAACTTCACGGAGGAGACATTACGGTACAGAGTACCATAGGGGAGGGGAGTGTGTTCACGATACATCTGCCAACACAAAAGGGAGAAGAACATGGGGTTTAA
- a CDS encoding response regulator: MGFKILVIEDNEQNMYLMHFLLKSKGHIVIEARDGEEGIHLAKEAGPDIILLDIQLPGMDGYEIAQRIRSSPDLVSIPIIAVTSYAMAGDREKAMAAGVNDYIEKPINPVTFLDQIGQYFPKEGV, encoded by the coding sequence ATGGGGTTTAAAATTCTCGTGATTGAAGATAACGAGCAGAATATGTACCTGATGCACTTTCTCCTCAAATCAAAAGGACATATCGTTATCGAAGCAAGAGACGGAGAAGAAGGCATTCATCTTGCAAAAGAGGCAGGTCCTGATATTATTCTCCTTGATATCCAACTTCCGGGAATGGATGGATATGAGATAGCTCAGCGGATCAGGAGTTCGCCAGATCTTGTCTCCATTCCGATTATAGCTGTGACATCCTACGCCATGGCCGGAGATCGTGAAAAGGCCATGGCTGCAGGGGTGAATGATTACATTGAGAAACCTATCAACCCGGTCACATTTCTCGATCAGATTGGACAATATTTTCCAAAGGAGGGGGTATAA
- a CDS encoding response regulator: MRVLVVDDQYINRYLLEKILEGHGLEVVSAIDGIDAFEKVQAGGIDLIISDVLYPRMDGFQFCREIKSNPAYKHIPFVFYTAAYTEEKDQEFAFRLGADRYILKPTDPSEFINIIKGLIAEYPELSGFSTDPALMKEEQYLSEHNKRLFHQLEKKLIELEELNQALRRSEERYRNLFENVNDAIILHEILPSGEPGRILEVNTVACKRLGYSREEMLEKKISDIETPESAARYREIQPDAETARVTSFEGEQVAKDGTVIPVEINAHLYHENGMGFCLSVCRDITVRKKAMNELSRALSQINRNIYQMATIGDKIRNPLAIIVSTCEECRGERTEVVHSVVQNIDEFISELDQGWVESEKVRAFLQKQYGIGNQEMNHTKAI; this comes from the coding sequence ATGCGAGTACTTGTTGTGGATGATCAATACATCAACAGGTACCTGCTCGAAAAAATTCTCGAGGGGCATGGACTTGAAGTCGTTTCTGCAATAGATGGAATTGATGCCTTTGAAAAGGTTCAGGCAGGAGGGATCGATCTCATCATATCAGATGTGCTTTACCCAAGAATGGATGGTTTTCAGTTTTGTAGAGAGATAAAAAGTAATCCAGCGTATAAACACATTCCATTTGTCTTTTACACTGCTGCATACACTGAGGAAAAAGATCAGGAATTCGCATTCCGCCTGGGAGCTGACCGCTATATTCTCAAACCCACAGATCCCTCTGAATTCATCAATATAATAAAGGGACTGATTGCAGAGTACCCCGAACTGTCAGGATTTTCTACAGATCCTGCTCTTATGAAAGAAGAACAATATCTTTCAGAGCACAATAAGCGCCTGTTTCATCAACTTGAAAAAAAACTTATCGAACTCGAAGAGTTGAACCAAGCCCTTCGTAGATCAGAAGAGCGGTACAGGAACCTTTTTGAGAATGTGAACGATGCAATAATCCTCCACGAAATTCTTCCTTCAGGTGAGCCTGGAAGGATCCTGGAAGTGAATACTGTGGCATGTAAACGGCTTGGGTATTCCCGTGAAGAGATGCTTGAAAAAAAGATTTCAGATATTGAAACACCGGAATCTGCTGCACGATACCGTGAGATACAACCTGATGCTGAAACAGCGAGGGTTACTTCTTTTGAAGGAGAACAGGTGGCAAAAGACGGGACTGTAATACCGGTAGAGATCAATGCACACCTGTATCATGAAAATGGGATGGGGTTTTGTTTGTCAGTTTGTAGGGATATCACAGTAAGGAAAAAGGCGATGAATGAACTCTCGCGTGCTCTTTCCCAGATAAACCGAAATATCTATCAGATGGCAACAATTGGAGATAAAATCAGAAATCCCCTTGCCATCATCGTCTCAACCTGTGAAGAGTGTCGTGGGGAGAGAACCGAGGTGGTTCATTCAGTTGTTCAGAACATCGATGAGTTCATCAGTGAACTTGATCAGGGCTGGGTAGAATCTGAAAAAGTGAGAGCATTCCTTCAGAAACAATATGGAATCGGGAACCAGGAAATGAATCATACGAAAGCAATTTAG
- the ilvD gene encoding dihydroxy-acid dehydratase produces the protein MRSDDVKQGYARAANRSLIRSLGITEEEMNRPFIGIANSWNTIVPGHTHLRQLAERAREGVAAGGGTPFEFNTIGICDGIAMGHEGMRYSLPSRENIADSVELMIKSHRFDGIVCICTCDKIVPGMLMAAARCNIPAIILTGGNMLPGYHHGCPISLTDIFEGVGKVAAGTMSEEELKEIEAAAMPGCGSCQGLYTANTMACMTEAMGMSLPGCAAVPAVFAEKLRLAYSSGVRSVELVNQQILPRSLITPVSLRNAIRVDMALGGSTNTVLHLMAVAQEAGVPFSLDDFNKIGNEVPHIAAMQPGGPHSMYDLFKAGGIPAVFKQLREHLEPCTTVSGKTVHEIADRVTYIDESVIQPVTNPVHAAGGLRILKGSLAPDGAVVKCGAVRDEMWRHTGPARVFDGEQAAMKAILARSITEGEVIVIRGEGPKGGPGMPEMLSPTSALMGFGYTRVVLVTDGRFSGGTRGPCIGHVAPEAVVGGPIGLVRDGDQIQIDLHERRIDLMVSSAELDERRKTFKPIYRELDGILARYVVGVGQADTGAVMK, from the coding sequence ATGCGCAGCGATGACGTCAAGCAAGGGTACGCCCGTGCAGCCAACCGGTCACTGATAAGATCCCTTGGGATCACTGAAGAAGAGATGAACCGGCCATTCATCGGAATCGCAAACTCGTGGAATACTATAGTTCCAGGTCACACACACCTTCGCCAGCTTGCCGAGCGTGCAAGGGAAGGTGTTGCAGCCGGGGGAGGAACCCCGTTTGAGTTCAATACCATCGGGATCTGCGACGGAATTGCGATGGGCCACGAGGGAATGCGGTACTCTCTCCCTTCACGGGAAAATATTGCAGATTCAGTTGAGCTGATGATTAAATCCCACCGGTTCGACGGTATTGTCTGCATCTGCACCTGCGATAAAATTGTTCCAGGCATGCTTATGGCTGCTGCCCGGTGTAATATCCCGGCAATCATATTAACCGGAGGTAATATGCTGCCCGGTTACCATCATGGATGTCCGATCTCATTAACCGATATCTTTGAAGGTGTCGGAAAGGTTGCAGCCGGGACCATGAGCGAAGAGGAGCTCAAAGAGATCGAGGCAGCAGCAATGCCTGGATGTGGAAGCTGCCAGGGTTTGTACACCGCTAATACCATGGCCTGTATGACTGAAGCGATGGGAATGTCCCTGCCTGGTTGTGCTGCTGTCCCTGCTGTATTTGCAGAAAAACTCAGGCTCGCCTACTCCTCCGGTGTCAGGTCTGTCGAGCTTGTCAACCAGCAGATCTTACCCCGGTCACTCATCACCCCGGTCAGTCTACGAAATGCTATCAGGGTTGACATGGCTCTTGGAGGGTCAACAAATACAGTACTCCACCTGATGGCCGTCGCCCAGGAGGCGGGAGTTCCATTCTCATTGGATGACTTCAACAAGATCGGAAACGAGGTTCCCCATATTGCTGCCATGCAGCCCGGAGGTCCACATTCAATGTATGATCTCTTCAAGGCAGGTGGAATTCCTGCAGTTTTTAAACAACTTCGTGAACATCTGGAGCCATGTACAACTGTATCAGGCAAAACTGTACATGAGATTGCAGACCGTGTGACATACATTGATGAATCCGTGATTCAGCCTGTGACAAATCCGGTGCATGCTGCCGGAGGTCTTCGCATTCTGAAAGGGTCACTAGCACCTGATGGTGCGGTAGTCAAATGTGGTGCAGTCAGGGATGAGATGTGGCGGCATACCGGACCTGCACGGGTCTTTGACGGGGAACAGGCAGCAATGAAAGCGATCCTTGCCAGATCAATAACTGAAGGGGAAGTGATCGTTATCAGGGGAGAAGGGCCAAAGGGAGGACCGGGAATGCCTGAAATGCTCTCACCAACATCTGCCCTGATGGGATTTGGGTACACCCGGGTAGTCCTTGTAACAGACGGGAGGTTCTCAGGTGGTACGAGAGGCCCGTGTATTGGTCACGTAGCACCAGAAGCTGTAGTAGGTGGCCCAATCGGGCTTGTCAGGGATGGCGATCAGATCCAAATTGATCTTCATGAACGAAGGATCGATCTCATGGTTTCATCTGCTGAACTGGATGAACGCCGAAAGACCTTTAAACCGATATACCGGGAATTAGATGGAATACTAGCCAGATATGTCGTTGGTGTAGGCCAGGCTGACACCGGGGCTGTGATGAAGTGA
- a CDS encoding response regulator: MTEQFCNKRQILIVDDAELAREIEALFLHHAGCTVVEAEDGVQALQKYLELRPVLVILDIIMPNLNGIQTLKQLKKVDPAVRVLICTAADDYRMIDMALKEGALGYIIKPFKGEEFLKKVHDIIGDI; this comes from the coding sequence ATGACAGAACAGTTCTGTAATAAGAGACAGATCCTGATCGTAGATGATGCTGAACTAGCCCGTGAAATTGAAGCCCTATTTTTACACCACGCAGGATGTACGGTAGTGGAAGCTGAAGACGGAGTTCAGGCACTGCAGAAGTATCTGGAACTCAGGCCTGTTCTTGTTATTCTTGATATCATTATGCCAAACCTCAATGGAATTCAGACCCTTAAGCAACTGAAGAAGGTAGATCCTGCAGTCAGGGTTCTGATCTGTACAGCAGCAGATGATTACCGGATGATTGACATGGCACTCAAGGAAGGGGCACTCGGATACATCATAAAGCCATTCAAAGGCGAAGAATTCCTTAAAAAGGTTCATGATATCATCGGGGATATCTGA
- a CDS encoding cysteine hydrolase family protein produces the protein MSKAALLLIDMQNDFVLEGKPLQVKGARSIIPNIRHVLDQFRSAGLPVFHVVRIHRSDGSDVEIMRKELFQKSPFAVEGTSGAAVIHELAPLECEYLLPKIRMSAFIGTGLDLTLRTLAVDTIVVAGIQTPNCIRTTVFDAMAYNYHTFLATDATAAQNDEIHQNNVRDMANIGVQIIRSTDIASCLKR, from the coding sequence ATGTCAAAAGCCGCCCTCCTTCTCATTGACATGCAGAATGACTTTGTCCTTGAAGGGAAACCACTTCAGGTCAAAGGGGCTCGTTCAATCATTCCGAATATACGGCATGTCCTGGATCAGTTCAGATCTGCGGGTCTCCCGGTTTTTCATGTTGTCCGTATTCATCGTTCTGATGGTTCAGATGTTGAGATTATGCGCAAAGAACTCTTCCAAAAAAGCCCGTTTGCTGTTGAAGGAACTTCTGGTGCAGCAGTGATCCATGAACTTGCACCATTGGAGTGTGAGTACCTGCTTCCCAAGATCAGAATGAGTGCCTTTATCGGAACCGGGCTTGATCTGACCCTGCGGACACTGGCAGTGGACACAATCGTTGTTGCAGGTATTCAGACTCCGAACTGCATCAGGACAACAGTCTTTGATGCCATGGCGTACAATTATCATACTTTTCTGGCTACTGACGCAACCGCAGCTCAGAATGATGAGATTCACCAGAATAATGTAAGGGATATGGCCAACATCGGAGTGCAAATAATACGATCTACAGATATTGCGTCCTGTCTAAAGCGGTAA
- a CDS encoding sulfite exporter TauE/SafE family protein, protein MDIILYLLSLITTGSVAGFASGMVGVGGCFIMVPVQYWLLVSDGLDSTLAIRVAFATGLAVTLPTVMTSALGHHRRKAVDWQTAIPMGGAAVVGAVTGGTIATFLPGQVLKTFFAVLVTLMAVRMFWNVKECLVCPPRQSLPVLLFIGFCIGNITSLAGVGGGVVLVPVLVLLLHYPVHTAIGTSSACLIFSSAGAVATYLWHGLGVAGLPPYSIGYVDLVQWGVLVATTIPLSIVGVKYAHRCPAKILRYFFAVLMFIVGVLMLIP, encoded by the coding sequence ATGGATATTATACTCTACCTGCTTTCTCTGATTACAACCGGATCTGTTGCCGGATTCGCATCAGGCATGGTTGGCGTCGGCGGATGTTTCATCATGGTGCCGGTGCAGTACTGGCTGCTCGTCAGCGACGGACTTGACAGTACCCTTGCCATCAGGGTTGCTTTTGCAACCGGTCTTGCAGTCACCCTTCCCACGGTGATGACATCAGCACTCGGGCATCATCGGAGGAAAGCAGTTGACTGGCAGACTGCAATACCGATGGGAGGTGCAGCAGTGGTTGGGGCTGTCACAGGCGGGACAATTGCAACATTTCTGCCAGGTCAGGTTCTCAAAACTTTTTTTGCCGTGCTTGTGACCCTGATGGCTGTAAGAATGTTTTGGAATGTAAAGGAATGCTTAGTCTGTCCTCCCAGACAATCACTGCCTGTGCTTCTCTTTATCGGGTTTTGCATCGGCAACATTACGAGTCTTGCAGGGGTAGGCGGAGGTGTAGTCCTGGTCCCGGTCCTGGTTCTCCTTCTGCATTATCCGGTTCACACTGCAATCGGAACTTCTTCAGCCTGTCTTATATTTTCATCAGCAGGAGCGGTAGCAACGTATCTCTGGCATGGACTCGGAGTTGCAGGTCTGCCACCATACTCTATCGGATATGTTGATCTCGTTCAGTGGGGAGTTCTCGTAGCAACAACCATTCCCCTTTCAATAGTGGGAGTTAAATATGCACATCGGTGCCCTGCAAAAATTCTCAGGTACTTTTTTGCTGTCCTGATGTTTATTGTCGGTGTTCTGATGCTTATTCCCTGA